In the Aliarcobacter cryaerophilus genome, one interval contains:
- a CDS encoding argininosuccinate synthase yields MSKKDIKKVVLAYSGGLDTSIILKWLQDEYDAEVITFTADLGQGEEVEPARAKAIACGIKPENVYILDVKEEFVKDYVFPMFRANAIYEGEYLLGTSIARPLIAKKLVEIANEKGAQAVSHGATGKGNDQVRFELGALALNPDLKVIAPWREWELNSRESLLEYAKKHGIEISQKHVDENGNPKISPYSMDANLLHISYEGLHLENPAAEPEESMWLWTTSPEKAPDQAEIIEIEYKNGDPIALNGEKLSPANLLLALNKLGNKHGIGRVDIVENRYVGMKARGCYETPGGTIMLKAHRAIESLTLDREAAHLKDELMPRYAKLIYQGYWFSPEREMLQAAIDATQKNVEGKVKLKLYKGNVMVIGRESSKSLYDDAYSTFEKDEVYNQKDAEGFIRLNALRLVIAGKKQK; encoded by the coding sequence ATGAGTAAAAAAGATATTAAAAAAGTTGTACTTGCTTATAGCGGTGGGCTTGATACATCTATTATTTTAAAATGGCTTCAAGATGAATATGATGCAGAGGTTATAACTTTTACAGCTGATTTAGGACAAGGTGAAGAGGTTGAACCTGCACGTGCAAAAGCTATTGCTTGTGGAATTAAACCAGAAAATGTATATATTTTAGATGTTAAAGAAGAGTTTGTAAAAGATTATGTATTCCCAATGTTTAGAGCAAATGCTATTTATGAGGGTGAGTATCTTTTAGGAACTTCAATAGCAAGACCACTGATTGCAAAAAAACTTGTAGAAATTGCAAATGAAAAAGGTGCACAAGCTGTATCTCACGGAGCAACTGGAAAAGGAAATGACCAAGTTAGATTTGAACTTGGAGCCTTAGCTTTAAATCCAGATTTAAAAGTAATTGCACCTTGGAGAGAGTGGGAGTTAAACTCAAGAGAATCACTACTTGAATATGCAAAAAAACATGGAATTGAAATTTCTCAAAAGCATGTTGATGAAAATGGAAACCCAAAAATAAGCCCATATTCAATGGATGCAAACCTTTTACATATCTCTTATGAAGGACTTCATTTAGAAAATCCAGCTGCTGAACCTGAAGAGTCTATGTGGTTATGGACAACATCTCCAGAAAAAGCTCCTGATCAAGCTGAAATTATTGAAATTGAGTATAAAAATGGAGACCCAATTGCACTAAATGGTGAGAAATTATCTCCAGCAAATCTTTTATTAGCTTTAAATAAACTTGGAAATAAACATGGTATTGGAAGAGTTGATATTGTTGAAAATAGATATGTTGGTATGAAGGCTCGTGGTTGTTATGAAACTCCAGGTGGAACAATTATGTTAAAAGCTCATAGAGCAATTGAATCTTTAACTTTAGATAGAGAAGCTGCTCACTTAAAAGATGAGTTAATGCCAAGATATGCAAAACTAATCTATCAAGGATATTGGTTCTCACCTGAGAGAGAAATGCTTCAAGCAGCAATTGATGCAACTCAAAAAAATGTAGAAGGAAAAGTAAAACTTAAACTTTACAAAGGTAATGTTATGGTTATTGGAAGAGAATCAAGTAAATCTTTATATGATGATGCATATTCAACATTTGAAAAAGATGAAGTTTATAATCAAAAAGATGCAGAAGGATTTATTAGATTAAATGCTTTAAGACTTGTAATTGCAGGTAAAAAACAAAAATAA
- a CDS encoding ABC transporter permease, with translation MFRFSLILLIVVALGMFIAPIFYTVSPYELNPNKILLSPSLEHIMGTDRLGRDVFARVLEGGQTSLIIGFLAASFSSFLGLIIGITAGYFKGNIDKTITIVIDLFLTFPTFFLLLALVSYIEANSLVLILVISITGWMGMSRMIRSESFALSNKPFIKILKIANVSKTKIILKYFAPLLAPIFLISFSFGVAGAILAESGLSFLGLGVNPPQMSWGSLLSDGKAVIDIAWHLSFFPGLMIFIITFCLIQISDYLQNIANKKDLLKN, from the coding sequence ATGTTTAGATTTTCTTTAATTTTATTAATAGTTGTAGCTTTAGGTATGTTTATAGCTCCTATTTTTTATACAGTTTCTCCATATGAGTTAAATCCAAATAAAATCCTTCTATCTCCATCTTTGGAACACATCATGGGAACAGATAGATTAGGAAGAGATGTATTTGCTAGAGTTTTAGAAGGCGGTCAAACTTCACTTATAATAGGATTTTTAGCGGCATCTTTTTCATCTTTTTTGGGACTTATTATTGGAATAACTGCAGGTTATTTTAAAGGAAATATTGATAAAACTATTACTATTGTAATTGACCTATTTTTAACTTTTCCAACATTTTTTCTTCTTTTAGCTTTAGTTTCATACATCGAAGCAAATAGTCTTGTTTTGATACTTGTAATCTCAATAACTGGTTGGATGGGAATGTCAAGAATGATAAGAAGTGAAAGTTTTGCACTTAGCAATAAGCCATTTATAAAAATATTAAAAATAGCAAATGTAAGTAAAACAAAAATTATTTTAAAATATTTTGCTCCACTTTTAGCTCCTATTTTCCTTATCTCTTTTTCATTTGGCGTTGCCGGTGCGATATTGGCAGAATCTGGACTTTCATTTTTGGGTCTTGGAGTAAATCCACCACAAATGAGTTGGGGAAGCCTTTTAAGTGATGGAAAAGCTGTAATTGATATTGCTTGGCATTTAAGCTTTTTTCCAGGACTTATGATATTTATAATAACTTTTTGTCTAATCCAAATAAGTGATTATTTACAAAATATAGCAAATAAAAAAGATTTACTTAAAAATTAA
- the rsmD gene encoding 16S rRNA (guanine(966)-N(2))-methyltransferase RsmD: MNEIKQITKPTTKIIAGAYKGKVLSLPSLDVTRSSKAVLKESVFNVLQFDIIDKIFIESFAGSGSIGLEAISRGAKRAYFIELDKKSYSILVKNCKSINIEKCQTIQGNAFVQTPLILEFLKNSKEEVILYVDPPFDFREGMEDIYDKSFRMIENIENSNIFKIIIEHESKLEVPKILGKFSLEKTRKFGKSSLSYFSYKD; encoded by the coding sequence ATGAACGAAATAAAACAGATAACAAAACCAACAACAAAAATAATTGCAGGTGCATACAAAGGTAAAGTTTTAAGCCTACCATCTTTGGATGTAACAAGAAGTTCAAAAGCAGTTTTAAAAGAGTCTGTATTTAATGTTTTACAATTTGATATTATTGATAAAATCTTTATAGAATCGTTTGCTGGTAGTGGTTCTATTGGACTTGAAGCTATTAGTAGAGGTGCAAAAAGAGCTTATTTTATTGAGCTTGACAAAAAATCTTACTCTATTTTAGTTAAAAATTGTAAAAGTATAAATATTGAAAAGTGTCAAACTATTCAAGGAAATGCTTTTGTTCAAACTCCTCTTATTTTAGAATTTTTAAAAAATTCTAAAGAAGAAGTTATCTTATATGTTGATCCCCCTTTTGATTTTAGAGAAGGAATGGAAGATATTTATGATAAATCTTTTAGAATGATTGAAAATATTGAAAATAGTAATATTTTCAAAATCATAATTGAACATGAGTCAAAACTTGAAGTTCCAAAAATTTTAGGAAAATTTAGTTTAGAAAAAACTAGAAAGTTTGGTAAAAGTTCACTATCTTACTTTAGTTATAAAGATTAA
- the rny gene encoding ribonuclease Y, producing MEILLISVAFGAFSSIVTVFISKKINKAKFEVFIEQAKAKARVIEHEAEVALKDAQLKAKFECDREFKNARKEYENMLFKIEKKEKELNEHLENELRLIKAQKEEISENNRKIAILKDGIEEQKRTYEQKTLEAIKILENASGLTKSEAKELMLKKVEEDSRAEIASIFRKKYKLAEQNSKQEVNNILSQAVTRYAGEFAAERLINNIPLNDEETKGKIIGKEGRNIKALEMLLGVDIIIDDTPNTITVSSFNLYRRAIATRTIQELLEDGRIQPARIEEIYNKVKTEFDKKIQKEGEDVVMELGIKSMHPELIKLVGRLRYRASYGQNALAHTLEVAHLAGLIAAQMGGDAILARRAGLMHDIGKALTHEAPGSHVDLGADICKRYGECETVINAIYAHHGHEEPINVESAAVCAADALSAARPGARREVLESFLKRVEEIENITTSKIGVTNAYAINAGREVRVIVNAKLVNDDEAVLLATEIAKEIEEKVQYPGEIKINVIRELRAESYAR from the coding sequence ATGGAGATTTTATTAATATCTGTTGCATTTGGGGCTTTTAGTTCAATTGTTACAGTTTTTATTTCAAAGAAGATAAATAAAGCTAAGTTTGAAGTTTTCATAGAACAAGCAAAGGCAAAAGCAAGAGTTATAGAACACGAAGCAGAAGTTGCACTAAAAGATGCACAATTAAAAGCTAAATTTGAGTGTGATAGAGAGTTTAAAAATGCTAGAAAAGAGTATGAAAATATGCTTTTTAAGATTGAGAAGAAAGAAAAAGAGCTAAATGAGCATCTTGAAAATGAATTAAGACTTATTAAAGCACAAAAAGAAGAAATTAGCGAAAATAATAGAAAAATTGCTATATTAAAAGATGGTATTGAAGAGCAAAAAAGAACTTATGAACAAAAAACTCTTGAAGCTATAAAAATCTTGGAAAATGCTAGTGGACTTACAAAAAGTGAAGCAAAAGAGCTAATGCTAAAAAAAGTTGAAGAGGATTCAAGAGCTGAAATTGCTTCAATCTTTAGAAAAAAATATAAATTAGCAGAACAAAACTCAAAACAAGAGGTAAATAATATTTTATCTCAAGCAGTTACTAGATATGCAGGAGAGTTTGCAGCGGAGCGACTTATAAATAATATTCCTTTAAATGATGAAGAGACAAAAGGAAAGATTATTGGTAAAGAAGGACGTAATATAAAAGCTCTTGAGATGCTTTTAGGAGTTGATATTATAATAGATGATACTCCAAATACTATCACTGTTTCATCTTTTAATTTATATAGACGTGCTATTGCTACAAGAACAATTCAAGAACTACTTGAAGATGGAAGAATTCAACCTGCAAGAATTGAAGAGATTTATAACAAAGTAAAAACTGAATTTGATAAAAAGATACAAAAAGAGGGTGAAGATGTTGTTATGGAGCTTGGAATTAAATCTATGCATCCTGAACTAATTAAACTTGTTGGAAGATTAAGATATAGAGCAAGCTATGGACAAAATGCTTTAGCACATACTTTAGAAGTTGCTCATCTTGCAGGTCTTATTGCCGCTCAAATGGGTGGAGACGCAATACTTGCACGTCGTGCTGGTCTTATGCATGATATTGGAAAAGCTTTAACTCATGAAGCACCTGGAAGCCATGTTGATTTAGGAGCTGATATTTGTAAAAGATATGGAGAGTGCGAAACTGTAATAAATGCAATTTATGCTCATCATGGTCATGAAGAACCAATAAATGTTGAAAGTGCAGCTGTTTGTGCAGCAGATGCTTTAAGTGCTGCAAGACCAGGTGCACGAAGAGAAGTTTTAGAGAGCTTCTTAAAACGAGTTGAAGAGATTGAAAATATAACTACAAGTAAAATTGGAGTTACAAATGCTTATGCTATAAATGCAGGACGTGAAGTAAGAGTTATAGTAAATGCTAAACTTGTAAATGATGATGAAGCAGTTTTATTAGCAACAGAGATAGCAAAAGAGATTGAAGAGAAAGTTCAATATCCAGGTGAAATAAAAATAAATGTAATAAGAGAGTTAAGAGCTGAAAGTTATGCTAGATAA
- a CDS encoding 5-formyltetrahydrofolate cyclo-ligase, with translation MNTNHKSDFRQSCIKRLKFVALFSKYSRNKRVIKKLKSIIQISDAKNILLYLPLDIEVDTTLLINELRREKKIVYVPFMEDDSFKIVKYRLPLHKKKFNIKEPTNSFLKPNKIDLAVVPIVGIDALNKRIGFGKGMYDRFFYRLKYRPKIVFIQLELCKSKEILSDNYDIEADYIITG, from the coding sequence ATGAACACAAATCACAAAAGTGATTTTCGACAATCGTGTATTAAAAGATTAAAATTTGTGGCACTTTTTTCAAAATACTCAAGAAACAAGAGAGTTATTAAAAAATTAAAGAGTATTATACAAATTAGTGATGCAAAAAATATTTTATTGTATCTTCCACTTGATATAGAAGTAGATACAACACTTTTAATAAATGAGTTAAGAAGAGAAAAAAAAATAGTTTATGTACCATTTATGGAAGATGATAGTTTTAAAATAGTAAAGTATAGACTACCTCTTCATAAAAAAAAGTTTAATATTAAAGAGCCTACAAACTCTTTTTTAAAACCAAATAAGATTGACTTAGCAGTAGTTCCTATTGTTGGAATAGATGCTTTAAATAAAAGAATAGGATTTGGTAAAGGTATGTATGATAGATTTTTTTATAGATTAAAATACAGACCAAAAATAGTTTTTATACAACTTGAACTTTGTAAAAGTAAAGAAATTTTAAGTGATAATTACGATATTGAAGCAGATTATATAATTACGGGATAG
- a CDS encoding TlpA family protein disulfide reductase, with protein sequence MKFKTLAILTILPILFFTACDSKSDKNQKPTINSAEKQFNLNTINNSQINISLNQDKIILKDTNDKIVLLNFFTTWCPACKVEISNLVQIQETYKNDIVVVGILLEEFKTNEEINELLKSYNLNYTVTNSSEAFDLAKSLGGIKAIPTIFLIDKHGTFFQKYTGLVPNEMLEVDIKKLLER encoded by the coding sequence ATGAAGTTTAAAACTTTAGCAATTTTAACTATTTTACCAATTTTATTTTTTACTGCTTGTGATTCAAAAAGTGATAAAAATCAAAAACCTACAATAAATAGCGCTGAAAAGCAATTTAATTTAAATACAATTAATAACTCACAAATAAATATATCTTTAAATCAAGATAAGATAATTTTAAAAGATACAAATGATAAAATAGTTTTATTAAACTTCTTTACAACTTGGTGCCCAGCTTGCAAAGTTGAAATTTCAAATTTAGTTCAAATTCAAGAAACTTATAAAAATGATATTGTTGTAGTTGGAATTTTACTTGAAGAGTTTAAAACAAATGAAGAGATAAATGAGTTACTTAAATCTTATAATTTAAACTATACAGTAACAAACTCAAGTGAAGCTTTTGATTTAGCAAAATCATTGGGTGGAATTAAAGCAATTCCTACTATATTTTTAATAGATAAGCATGGAACATTTTTTCAAAAATATACAGGTTTAGTTCCAAATGAGATGTTAGAAGTTGATATTAAAAAGCTTTTAGAGAGATAG
- the ftsY gene encoding signal recognition particle-docking protein FtsY has translation MFSFLKKNKDKDNQVVENSEVSENFFSKAFSKTFASIKSVVPQKKEKISFEEIEEILIEADVEYEIIEKAMNGLPSMISRKELRHRLVMLFEHAPNVDLSNIPKPYVRLIIGVNGAGKTTTIAKLAAKLKKEGQSVILGAGDTFRAAAIEQLTSWANKLDIPIIKTKQGHDSSAVAYDTICSAIARNIDNVIIDTAGRLQTQSNLNNELKKIVKVCEKALENRPYQKLMILDGTQGNSAIAQAKAFNEIVGIDGIIVTKLDGTAKGGALFSISNQLELPIFYIGVGEKQDDLIEFSPDYFVDSLLDEIYIKD, from the coding sequence ATGTTTAGTTTTCTTAAAAAAAATAAAGATAAAGATAATCAAGTTGTTGAAAATAGTGAAGTAAGTGAGAACTTTTTTTCAAAAGCTTTTAGTAAAACTTTTGCTTCAATAAAAAGTGTAGTACCTCAAAAAAAAGAGAAAATATCTTTTGAAGAGATTGAAGAGATTTTAATTGAAGCAGATGTTGAATATGAAATTATAGAAAAAGCTATGAATGGTTTACCTTCTATGATTTCAAGAAAAGAGTTAAGACATAGACTTGTAATGCTTTTTGAACATGCTCCAAATGTTGATTTATCAAATATTCCAAAACCTTATGTAAGATTGATAATTGGAGTAAATGGTGCTGGAAAAACTACAACTATAGCAAAGTTAGCAGCTAAATTAAAAAAAGAGGGGCAAAGTGTAATTTTAGGAGCAGGAGATACTTTTAGAGCTGCTGCTATTGAACAACTTACTTCTTGGGCAAATAAACTTGATATTCCAATTATAAAAACAAAACAAGGTCATGATTCAAGTGCTGTTGCATACGATACAATTTGTTCAGCAATTGCTAGAAATATTGATAATGTTATTATTGATACTGCAGGAAGACTTCAAACTCAATCAAACTTAAACAATGAGTTAAAAAAGATAGTCAAAGTTTGTGAGAAAGCTTTAGAAAATAGACCTTATCAAAAACTAATGATTTTAGATGGAACTCAAGGAAATAGTGCAATTGCTCAAGCAAAAGCTTTTAATGAAATTGTAGGAATAGATGGTATTATTGTAACAAAACTAGATGGGACTGCTAAAGGTGGAGCACTATTTTCTATATCAAATCAGCTTGAACTTCCTATTTTTTATATAGGAGTTGGTGAAAAACAAGATGATTTAATAGAATTTAGTCCAGATTATTTTGTAGATAGTCTGCTTGATGAGATTTATATTAAAGATTAA
- a CDS encoding thioredoxin fold domain-containing protein: MFRILKNVIFLSLLLVLNLEAKEKELTNKQMLEFESLELFKKAGIKVEKAYDIGSLYLLSIVVQGNKDEIFLTKDKNYLISGAVINTTTGMQIKAPVNLAILKDKEAFTYGNGKDEYTLFTDPECSYCKKFESFLPQIKDKVKIKVFFFPLDFHENAKDLSIYIMSKKTRDEKINAMFEFNIGDNLSKVKNAKYSKNELEKLEKKLEEHINLGISLNVQGTPALFDKDGNSIVWVNLLEKYGIEFK; the protein is encoded by the coding sequence ATGTTTAGAATATTAAAAAATGTAATATTTCTATCTTTGTTACTAGTTTTAAACCTAGAAGCAAAAGAAAAAGAGCTAACAAACAAACAGATGCTAGAGTTTGAAAGCTTAGAACTGTTTAAAAAAGCTGGTATAAAAGTTGAAAAAGCTTACGATATAGGAAGCTTATATCTTCTTTCAATAGTTGTTCAAGGAAATAAAGATGAAATTTTCTTAACAAAAGATAAAAACTATCTTATATCAGGTGCTGTTATAAATACAACAACTGGTATGCAAATAAAAGCTCCTGTAAACTTAGCTATTTTAAAAGATAAAGAGGCTTTTACTTATGGAAATGGAAAGGATGAGTATACTCTTTTTACAGATCCAGAGTGTTCATATTGCAAAAAGTTTGAGTCATTTTTACCACAAATAAAAGATAAAGTAAAAATAAAAGTGTTTTTCTTCCCTTTAGACTTTCATGAAAATGCAAAAGATTTAAGTATATACATTATGAGTAAAAAAACAAGAGATGAAAAAATTAATGCAATGTTTGAATTTAATATTGGCGATAATTTAAGTAAAGTAAAAAATGCAAAATACTCTAAAAATGAGTTAGAAAAACTAGAGAAAAAGCTTGAAGAGCATATAAATTTAGGAATAAGTTTAAATGTACAAGGAACGCCAGCACTATTTGATAAAGATGGAAATAGTATTGTTTGGGTTAATCTTTTAGAAAAATATGGAATAGAGTTTAAATAA
- a CDS encoding AEC family transporter, which yields MENILLILFALFLGYMLNRLNIMQRDGSIALNKFVLYVSYPAIVLLQTPKISFSLELMIPAIVAWLVMTLSAFLILFLSKIFDFSKEVTGSLMLVAILTNSSFLGIPLLDTYLPNDNFMPYLLVYDQLGTFLAFAIYGTFIVSIYTSKTKVTFKLITIKVLTFPPFLTLVFALFLVGVEFNPTITKVLEAFALTTVPVALVAAGLQLQLRLPKEDIKPFSVALFVKLIFAPIIAIIICKIFGWNNLASTVSILEAAMAPMITAGAIAAMAGLAPRLSSAIVGYGILISFVTTYLIKILII from the coding sequence ATGGAAAATATATTATTAATTTTATTTGCCCTATTCTTAGGGTATATGTTAAATCGTTTAAATATTATGCAAAGGGATGGTTCAATTGCTTTAAATAAATTTGTACTTTATGTATCATATCCTGCAATTGTGCTTTTACAAACACCAAAAATAAGCTTCTCTTTGGAACTTATGATTCCAGCGATTGTTGCTTGGCTTGTTATGACATTAAGTGCTTTTTTAATTCTTTTTTTATCAAAAATTTTTGATTTTAGTAAAGAGGTAACTGGAAGTTTAATGCTAGTTGCTATTTTGACAAATAGCTCATTTTTGGGTATTCCACTACTTGATACTTATTTACCAAATGATAATTTTATGCCATATTTACTAGTTTATGATCAACTAGGAACCTTTTTGGCATTTGCAATATATGGGACATTTATAGTATCAATATATACAAGTAAAACAAAGGTTACTTTTAAGCTAATCACTATAAAAGTTCTAACTTTTCCACCATTTTTAACGCTAGTTTTTGCTCTATTTTTAGTTGGAGTGGAGTTTAATCCTACAATTACAAAAGTATTAGAGGCTTTTGCCCTAACAACTGTTCCAGTTGCACTTGTAGCAGCTGGACTTCAACTTCAACTTAGACTTCCAAAAGAGGATATAAAACCTTTTAGTGTAGCTTTATTTGTTAAACTTATTTTTGCTCCAATTATTGCAATTATTATTTGTAAAATTTTTGGATGGAATAATCTAGCTTCAACTGTATCAATACTAGAAGCTGCTATGGCTCCAATGATAACAGCAGGTGCAATAGCAGCAATGGCTGGACTTGCTCCAAGACTTAGTTCTGCAATAGTTGGTTATGGAATTTTAATATCATTTGTTACAACATATCTAATTAAAATTTTAATAATATAA
- a CDS encoding winged helix-turn-helix transcriptional regulator has product MYYINDKEYKCSVAVTLDIFNDRWKLSIIWHLLDGKKRFKELNEIISEITQKTLTVKLKELEEKNIIHREVYAEVPPKVEYSLTSSGEKLRPVLENMSKWGIGYVNEFGKITPENMCETNICK; this is encoded by the coding sequence ATGTATTATATAAACGATAAAGAGTATAAATGTAGTGTTGCTGTTACACTTGATATTTTTAACGATAGATGGAAATTATCAATAATTTGGCATCTATTAGATGGTAAAAAAAGATTTAAAGAGTTGAATGAGATAATAAGTGAGATAACTCAAAAAACATTAACTGTAAAATTAAAAGAGCTGGAAGAAAAAAATATAATACATAGAGAAGTATATGCAGAAGTTCCTCCTAAAGTTGAATATAGTTTAACTTCAAGTGGTGAAAAACTTCGTCCTGTGCTAGAAAATATGTCAAAATGGGGAATTGGCTACGTTAATGAGTTTGGAAAAATAACTCCTGAAAATATGTGTGAAACAAATATATGTAAGTAG
- a CDS encoding NAD(P)H-dependent oxidoreductase, with protein sequence MKNILIVNGHQYYDVVAKGELTNKIIERATDFFKQNGFDVKYTHIEKGYDIKEECDKFEWADAVLFQYPTYWMGVPWISKKYFDETFTQGRHYTSDGRSRSDESKTYGSGGLLKGKKYMLSITYNCPKSEFNNPNGFFDGLSLDEANVATHKTFQFVGLEPLKTYSMHDIFKGDLDLNKELAKFEDTLRENFL encoded by the coding sequence ATGAAAAATATTTTAATTGTAAATGGGCATCAATATTATGATGTTGTAGCTAAGGGTGAATTAACAAATAAAATTATAGAACGTGCAACTGATTTTTTTAAACAAAATGGATTTGATGTTAAATATACACATATTGAAAAGGGTTATGATATAAAAGAAGAGTGTGATAAATTTGAGTGGGCTGATGCAGTTTTATTTCAATATCCTACTTATTGGATGGGAGTTCCTTGGATTAGTAAAAAATATTTTGATGAAACTTTTACTCAAGGAAGACACTATACAAGTGATGGAAGAAGTAGAAGTGATGAGAGTAAAACTTATGGAAGTGGAGGACTTTTAAAGGGTAAAAAATATATGTTAAGTATCACATACAACTGTCCAAAGAGTGAATTTAATAATCCAAATGGTTTTTTTGATGGATTATCACTAGATGAAGCAAATGTTGCTACTCATAAAACTTTTCAATTTGTTGGATTAGAACCTTTAAAAACTTACTCTATGCATGATATTTTTAAAGGAGATTTGGATTTAAATAAAGAGTTAGCTAAATTTGAAGATACTTTAAGAGAGAATTTTTTATAA
- a CDS encoding NADH:flavin oxidoreductase/NADH oxidase — protein sequence MSLLLNKGKIGNLELKNRVVMPPMCMYKSDNSGELKDFHMFHYTSRAMADVGLIIVEATSVEPKGRISSFDLGLWDDSLIENHKKMNEKLHLFGAKSSIQLAHAGRKSEVVDDICVAPSSIAFSQKSPYKVPKALSLEEITKIKELFVNAAIRAEKANYDSVELHAAHGYLLCEFLSPLTNKRDDIYGGSLENRCRLVIETAKEIKNRVKLPLIVRISADEWMQNGWNIEDSIYLSKELEKVGVDCIHVSSGGNIENPDKIPKIEPFYQANWAKEIKKSVDIPVIAVGLITTAKEGEYLLENSFCDFVAYGRELLKNPNLVFYAANELNEKEKINSSYARAF from the coding sequence ATGAGTTTATTATTAAACAAAGGTAAAATAGGTAATTTGGAACTAAAAAATAGAGTTGTAATGCCACCTATGTGTATGTATAAAAGTGATAATAGTGGAGAATTAAAAGATTTCCATATGTTTCACTATACTTCAAGAGCAATGGCTGATGTTGGTTTAATTATTGTTGAAGCAACATCAGTTGAGCCAAAAGGAAGAATTTCATCTTTTGATTTAGGACTTTGGGATGATTCTTTAATTGAAAATCATAAAAAAATGAATGAGAAGTTACACTTATTTGGAGCAAAAAGTTCTATACAATTAGCTCATGCAGGAAGAAAATCTGAAGTTGTTGATGATATTTGTGTAGCTCCAAGCTCAATTGCTTTTAGTCAAAAATCACCATATAAAGTTCCAAAAGCGTTAAGTCTTGAAGAGATAACAAAAATAAAAGAGTTGTTTGTAAATGCTGCAATTAGAGCCGAAAAAGCAAATTATGATTCAGTAGAACTTCACGCTGCTCATGGATATTTGTTGTGTGAATTTTTATCACCTTTAACAAATAAAAGAGATGATATTTATGGTGGAAGTTTAGAAAATAGGTGTAGATTAGTAATTGAAACTGCAAAAGAGATAAAAAATAGGGTAAAATTACCCCTTATTGTTAGAATTAGTGCTGATGAATGGATGCAAAATGGATGGAATATAGAAGACTCTATCTATTTAAGTAAAGAGTTAGAAAAAGTTGGAGTTGATTGTATTCATGTTTCAAGTGGTGGAAATATAGAAAATCCAGATAAGATACCAAAAATTGAACCATTTTATCAAGCTAATTGGGCAAAAGAGATTAAAAAAAGTGTAGATATTCCTGTTATTGCTGTTGGTTTAATAACAACTGCAAAAGAGGGTGAATATCTTCTTGAAAATAGTTTTTGTGATTTTGTTGCATATGGAAGAGAGTTGCTTAAAAATCCAAATCTTGTATTTTATGCTGCAAATGAACTAAACGAAAAAGAGAAAATTAATAGCTCTTATGCAAGAGCATTTTAA
- a CDS encoding NAD(P)H-dependent oxidoreductase produces the protein MEKTFMEAMDFRHACKIFDETKKISSDDLNFILEAGRKSPSSFGQEPWKFLVITNPELKAKIRPFCWDQPQITTCSHLVVLLAAIESTKPTSSEVLRKFNRRGLSQEMVEAYIKKYSSHLEDTFSSDEKTLAWTSRQTYIAMANMITAAAVKGIDSCPIEGFEKENVEKVLNLNTKEYQLSVIVPFGYRIKEQSIQIRESLEDIVEFIN, from the coding sequence ATGGAAAAGACTTTTATGGAAGCAATGGATTTTAGACATGCTTGTAAAATATTTGATGAGACAAAAAAAATAAGTAGTGATGATTTAAATTTTATTTTAGAAGCAGGAAGAAAATCTCCTAGCTCATTTGGACAAGAGCCTTGGAAATTTTTAGTTATTACAAATCCTGAATTAAAAGCAAAAATAAGACCTTTTTGTTGGGATCAACCACAAATTACAACTTGCTCACACTTAGTTGTTCTTTTAGCAGCAATTGAAAGTACAAAACCAACTTCAAGTGAAGTTTTAAGAAAGTTTAATAGAAGAGGATTATCACAAGAGATGGTTGAAGCCTATATTAAAAAATATTCTAGCCATTTAGAAGATACTTTTAGTAGTGATGAAAAAACTCTTGCTTGGACATCAAGACAAACATATATTGCAATGGCAAATATGATAACAGCTGCTGCTGTAAAAGGAATTGACTCTTGTCCAATTGAAGGATTTGAAAAAGAGAATGTTGAAAAAGTTTTAAACTTAAATACAAAAGAGTATCAACTAAGTGTAATTGTTCCTTTTGGATATAGAATAAAAGAGCAAAGCATACAAATAAGAGAAAGTCTTGAGGATATTGTTGAATTTATAAACTAA